One Antedon mediterranea chromosome 1, ecAntMedi1.1, whole genome shotgun sequence genomic window, CTTACCCACTAGCAGGTCAAATATGTTTACATTGTGAGAAAATTATAATGTATGTTATTTTTCTTGTTAGGTTTGGCCATCCAGTGGGGAGCCATTGGTGATGTCGGAGTAGTACTTGAACAAATGGGTGATAATGAAACCGTGATTGGTGGAACACATCCTCAACGTATCTTGTCTTGCCTTGACACGCTTGATTACTTCTTAACAACAAATCACGCCATTGTTTCCAGCTTTGTGCGAGCAGAGACCAAATCACGTTCTAAATCAGACAAAGGGAACTCTTTAGATCTTGTAGCTGTTGTGGCTAATGTACTTGGTGTGCGTGACCCTTCAACTATGAACCCTGACACGACATTAGCCGATCTTGGTTTGGATTCACTGATGGGTGTTGAAGTTAAGCAAACATTGGAAAGAGATTTTGAACTTGCTATTTCTATGAAAGATGTTCGCTTACTAACATTTAATAAACTCAAAGAATTATCTAACAGTAGCAGTGAACCCACGGCATTGGTTGAAAGTAAACCAGTAATTCCAGCCATTGATCAACATACTTTTGTTTCGCATAACGATAAAAGAACTTTAGTTAAACTTAATGACATTGACAATGATAAAAGGCCAGTTTTCTTAATCCATCCTATGGAAGGCTCGGTTGACATCCTAACAGATCTGGCTGCCAATATGTCCTCACCATGTTATGGTCTGCAGTGCTCAGCCAATGTTCCAATGGCATCAATGGAAGAGATTGCTGCACACTACATCAAGAACATTAAAGACCAACAACCAGAAGGTCCATGGACTATCGTTGGTTATTCATACGGTTGTTGCATAGCAACTGAAATGAGTCTTCAGTTGCAGTCACATGATCACCACTTGACCAATGATTGTCTGGTGTTCCTTGACGGCTCACCTGACTTTGTAAAGGCCCATTTTGGAAGGTTTGCTCATCAGCTGTCATTGGAGAAAGACGCAGATGGGGTTGAAGTCGGTCTTGAGTGTGGCATTGAGACCTCGTGTATCTTGGCCATTCTTGAAAAATTTGATAGGACGCCGGTTagtaaaatgtttcttttctaaattttatttcagtttttGTATCCTGTAAGTGAAGTGAGTGTTAATATACCACTTATGAGTCCTACTTagaataatatacattttttccaGGGTATTTGGTCCTAATCCTTTCTTTTCATGGGTAAAAACAAAAAGTCTCGCATGTGACTTGATTTTATACGTTAATGTATATCTAATCCATTACCTGCtttgtttgttttctgtttTCATGATAACGTTCacaattttaaagttttactgTTACTGCCATGTAAAActatagatatttttttttcaaaattgtttgataTTTATAAATCTTTTTCGTTTAGTTAATAAGCGAATTTATCACTTTAGCTGACTTGGACACAAAAATATCTCATGCAGTTAGCATCATTAAAAATGAACATCCTACTCAGAACGAGAATGATCTGAAGTTTGCAATGACCTCTTACATTAATCGAATGAAAGCTtcacaaaaatatgaaaacagtGGCTACTTTAATGGATCGATCCACCTGCTACGCCCTCAAGAAGGCTTCACTAGCAAGAATGACGATGTTAGTCTGCCGGAAGACTATGGATTAGATAAGGTAATGATGCTTTTGGTTTTCCACTTGTTCACACTGTACAATACACTATACACTATATGATGTACACTACAGCACACTAAGTATACACTACACAttacattaatatatattaataattaatttataatgatttatatttcttttgtgttttAGGTTTGTTCAGGTGACATCAAGGTCTCTTACCACAATGGTGACCATGCATCATTTATTCAGAAGGAGGAAGCACAACAGATAGCACAGCATATCAACAACATAATCTGTACTTAAAAGCAATATTTAGCAGATAGTTTAAGTTATCTTACACCCTCTATTAAGAAAtatcaaaatttatttaaaaaacaaaaacatttttaaatatttccaatgatttgtttttgcaaaaaaactAGGATGGAAATTTAATATCTATGTTACAATTattgtacaatttatttataatcctTAAACcaattgaataatttaaaacaGTACGAGTATAATTTTATAACTTTCACATTGACATTATTACTTTATATTAGACTACTTTTTCACTTCAATTTGGAAAAACGCCAATGAATTGTTTGTTAACAATGATGGcaaatgaaaataaagtttCGTAAATAAACATGTTAAATAGTAGATTGAATAATGTGAACTTCAAATTCAAATACACCAAAATTCCCTTATATTTTATTAGGTTtggaaaaaaatagaaaaaattatAATACGAAAAAGGCAAGAGAATtgtttttttggtcaaaaaaacaaagatggcaaatgtaaatatttatatataaattcagtATTATagcaaattacaaaatatatatacaaatacaaaatacaaataaatacaaatttacaaCTCATAAAAGAAGTTTATACTGCTGcgtttaatatttttgttttagttgtacaaatgaaaatgtttgCGATTGaatgaattgtttttattaaactgAAAACAAGGATAAAGATTGCAGATAAAAGTTTAGTACATGTATTTTTATTTCCGGAAACTTATttgacaaaatataattatttaaattaatctaTTTAAATGATAAGtacaaatattaattgtttttgtgcaatatatcatttattttatttatgaccAATAAATATTGCACAGTAATCATATTTGCATATTTGATTTATCTTTGATTGTTATTTAATAGTCATATTTTAATGGATATTTCACTACAATTCCAGGTATACAGATgtctattataaaaaaaaatgattaagtACTTTGAAATTCACTAAACTATACAGATATTAAGTCTTTATGTAGCTGTGTCATCGAGTTATGAAATCATGGAgtcacaaataaattattatatatattactatttgtatatattatgattaaatgtaaattttgtttaatatgaCATCCACTAAGTGAAATAAATATCATTGGATTCAGAAAACATATTTGGTTGAGTTTGCATACACAAGTTGCATTGCGAATGTTCTTAAGTTATAACCCTTCATGTCACCTGCCAACACTTTACATACACTATACAAAATATTGCTGTTGACTATGTGAACTCCAGTTTtaataggtttaaaaaagtactgtatatgttttcATATGTATAAAGCATTCAGTATTTACTACTGCAAATGAATAGGGTTGATTATTTCATCATGTGACCTCATAGACAATAATAGAATCTGTTCATATTTCTGAgcaaactaaagctctgtctacactatcaacatttatgtgacaaaaaaatttgatgtggacatatatgatatatatggacatgatagtgtcttcactgccatatttgggcatatcactaccctatttgagcacatcacattgtttttgtcaaactagttttacttTTACAGTACTTTTGCATTGCTTTATTGCATGTTCTATTAAAAGGTTATAATATTGAGGATTAATGAACAAGGCATGTTAATTCGTATAAATCATATTATCATGCATAAACATTGTCCTAAAATTAAAAGCTTTTAGTTGGTGTTGTGGAGAGAGGGTATGAAGTCAACTTATGACTCGTCATCAAATCACACAGTGACTCTGAAAACTTTGTCTTTCTGGCAGTTCGCATTATTTTACTATGGTAAATATTGCCTTTCCAGTCGATAATTCTTACCCAGAAATTCTGGTTTGAAAAATATGAAAGAATATGGGAATATCTACAAACACTTATGTAACTTTACCTCTTATATACTTGTTATTTTCATTCGTTCTACATACAAAATTGTCAATTTTAAATTACcttacaatatataatatttttctatCACTCATCCATTATACTatacaaatttttaattttttaatttatttatataattatatattataatctttATATAGCtatttataatatgttttaatcTATACTGTATAAACTGGTCCCTCTCTTGATAATGTCATTTTCACTTTTCTCATTCCACCATTTCAATGTATACTACACTATACCTAGGTCTAAATGCTGGCAACTTGGCTTGTGTCTGTAAGCTAGGCACTCATATTCATCTCTCTCtttaccaagtttgaaataaaTACCAGCTTACAACTTGAGAAGTCGCACCCACCAGAAGCTGGTGAGTATATGTTTTAGATGATCTCAATATAAGTTataaatactactgtatactaaagGCTATCTACAATACATTGAACATTGTATTTGATTTCTATACTATATGAAGTACAATAAAACCATGACATGTTATTGTACGACACGATCATCTTCCCTCTGTGCTCGGGCAAAGTTAAGAAAAACTTGCTCTAAAGTAGTCTGACTAACAGAGTAATCTTCTATACTGAACTTGTCCTTGGCACCTTCCATTATTCCAAAAATATTGGCCCATGTTTTATCGGAACGTTTGATGTGATAATGGATTATTCCCTGATGCTCGTCTTTCAATTCACAATCTGAGAGATAAAATTGTTTGAATGAAAATTGGAAACAGAATATTGATATAGATTGTGGGCtcattgtatactgtatattcagactacatacagtataagcacatggtatatatattttctaatgTTGAGATATTGTGTGTGAAAATAAATGTCTGTATTTTCTGCTTATTGCAATACACATTCAGGTTAGTTTCGGTATAAATAGTATAATTTTGTACTATTTCTtcattctaataataataatgaacaaatttcttttttcaaaggTATTGTTTTTTATGATTGTAGCCCATGTGGTGAACagaaacctctgtctacactatcaaagtaactagttggacaaaaaaagtcatcatcatgtccatatatgggcacatcacatttttttgtcacataaagtttgatagtgtagactgagctatacataaaatatactgatatgacatcagaTTATTGTCATTACAAACCTGGAAACGTTGTCTCAATGAACTCCTTCAATGGTTGTATATCATTCCTACTGTCAATCTTAGCATGGATTGTATATCCTTCACCAAATCTATGCTTAAGGTGCTGGGTACTTCCAAGACATCGGAACGTTCCATTCACCATAATAGCTAGCCTTGTACACAAAGCTTCACATTCTTCCATACTGTAAGAAAAACATGGCTAAAGTTATTCACTCCTATGGATACAGATAAACTTTATTTCATCCTTCACAGGAAATTTACATGGTTGCAGTTCAAGAAtacaataatgatgatattgaaaacttaacaaacaatttaagtaAATACATCAAACAAATTATCACTGAAAATTGTCATTATAACATCGTATCCTTGGGATAAACAAATATCTATAGCGGTTTGTTTATGTCCACGACTGGAGTCTACCGCTTTGTTCAATAAAGCTGGAGACAATTACAGAATTGAAAGAATCGGATGGATCCGCTATAACTGCCGTAAACCAGGTTTTAATCAGgtaaactgtatttattttatataatctgtTTACTTAAATTTGCCTATTTTGGATTATTTTACCTGTGAGATGTTAAAACGATGCATTTTCCACTCTCTCTAACTTGTGATAGAGTGTCCCATAACATCCTCCTAGCAACAGGGTCCATACCAGTCGTAGGTTCATCAAGGAATACGATTGGTGGATCACCCATCAATGCAATAGCTGTACTTAGTTTACGTTTATTTCCTCCActgaaaaataaatagtaatattattatagtaaatagTAACATATTTAGCATTAAAAATGATTGTACAGTATTAGTTAACTCCACTGAGTTTTATACTGTACAACctacttattattattctttacaGATTGTATATGGCCtaaccacgttgaaacaccggttctcgtcagatcatcGAAGTTAAGCAATGTTGGGCCGGTAAAAGTTTGGATGGGAGATCATCTGGGAATACCGGGagctgtatatggagctggggtcccgttaggcatttaaaatcagcactgctgactcttatggcagcccctgcatctagtatttgcctcagacgtattggcttatgcctCTACTCTGgttaaggtgggcactggacaagagaagcccttgatcaatgttggAACCAGccaaaggtgctttaaacagtcctggcttagtcatcattcagatgaatgtGAGTCTAATTGACATTAATTGTAGATAGTAGTCGGCTATATATATTGATTGTGACAGTAATGAAggttcaataaaaaataaacacacaaggCGATTGCAATGTATATTACAATTGGCGTATGTGTGCAATAAGTGTGCATTCACATAATACGTGAAGGTCAGTCTGTACTTCATCGCATTTACAAAGACATACATCGGGTGCCATGTAAGACCACCGGCCAGTTTCTATTCTAAGGTTATGCGATATAAgtcgtaaaaagaaaaaaacctgTACCTATAAGCACCGGTCATTTTGTCCGCATGTGGCTCAATGGTCAATGCTTTTAGAAGTCTGTTAACTTCTCCAGGAATCAATTTCTCTGGCATTCCACGAAGCCTTCCGAACATTGTCAGAGTTTCTCGACCGGTCATCTGATCAATGAGGGCATCAAATTGAGGACAATATCCCATATGTTGTTGAACCTAGAATAATAAGTTttgtgatgtttttttgtaagaacaaattttaattactaatttatgttaatttatgTATATTGACATTATTATTCTGCGATTTCCTTCTTAAAAATGAATGTATCTCAcctttttaatgtttgttttgacGTCAAATCCATCTAGAAAAGCATTACCGGAGGATATTGCGGTATCACCTGTCAACATCTTGAAGGTGGTAGTCTTGCCTGCGCCATTCACacctaaaaaaacaattaacataGATTTTTTTATGGGTACAATAAGAATGGTAGATATCTGTACTGTCCTGCCCACCCATAACCAACACATGCTAACAGCATTAAGCAGCACTAAGGGGTATCCCAATACTGGCAGTGATCTTACTATGTGTAAACTTACCAAGAAGTCCAAAGCATTCACCAAGGGGAATCCCCACAGTTATGTCATTGACAGCAACCAGACCCTTTGCGCCCCTTAATGTGTATATTTTCCTAAGATCTTTGATTACGAGGGCATCTGTCTGGTTTAGATTGGTCATTGGGCTCATATCAATGCGTTGCCGTTCTGCCGCAACATCTTCATCTTCCTTTAAGGAAAAAAGACACAAACATTTAAGTTAATTGAAGTCTACTCACTATACAACTCCACTATTGCTTTGGTTGGAAACTACTGACAGTTAagtttatttgttgtttgtactcATTTACTGTGCTATGTTATTACTCTATGGATATGAATTCTGAATTAAAAGATGAATAGAATACAAATCTTTTGTCATACCTTAATTACAGAAGCATCTTGAATAATTTCTTTATGTTGGTTTCTTTTTGATTTTAACGAATAACAGATTTTCCGAAGAAGTTTGTTGTCAATTATAAACACCGCAGCAAAATAAACAACTCCTTCCCACGCCAAGAATGTGAGGTAACGTCCAATACCGCCTTCTTCCCAAGCAATATAGTTCTCCTGGTAAACGACTTCtgttatacaaacaaaaattttaGTTTGGTCAAAATGACATACTGTATGAATCTTGACAAATAAcaccaaattataattattgggCTATAATTCGTCAATTAAAATCTAGTTATTAtttgagttaaaaaaaaaatatattgtggCAAATGTGTTCTTATGATATTCTACATAAAATAGTCTTTTAAGTCTTTGGGGGTGGAGTTGTTTTTGTCATCTGGCAGGATTTGAACGCAGGACCACCAAACTACATTAGACAGTATTACCATTACCATGACATCAACAAAGCCTGCTTACCTTCAGTCTCACAATATAGTCTGCTAATATCACCAAGGGAACTGCAAATGGTTTCAATTTGATAGTTGTTATAAAAGATGTCAAATCCTCTTGCCAGGCAATATGGCGGTGATAGCATGAAAATCCAATCACATATTCTGGCTGCTTCTTGGAAGTCAAAAGCCTCAAAACTCAAGAAGTTCAAGATAAAATATGGCAATAGACCCAACACTAGATTGATTATAACGATGCGAACATAACCGGTTGCAGGTACGTCAAAAATGAACGACAACAGGTACGTTACTGGAATTACCGCCCATCCGTGAAGATACAGCAACAGAAGGATTTCCCAGATATGGCCGTCTTCAACGTATGCTTCTATGCTACATGCGACAAACAGGATACAGATACAAATGCATGGAACCATGTAGTTTATCATATCCCAAAGGAAAGTAGAGAACCAGAAGTTTGAAAGTCGTACGCCACTAACAAACTGGAGATGTTTTGATTTGACAGAACTCTCTTTGATGAGGAAGACGGAGAAGCTACCCGAAAGAAATGCCATGCCGAAAGAAATTGCAAACGCAACCGCATAACCCGTACCGAACGAGTTAGATTGATCTGCAGCTTGTCTTTCTAAATTTCTAGGTAATGGAAAGTTTAAGGTGGAAATATGGTAACTATCGTTAGCCATGCATTTCAGAACGGCGTTATCGATTGCGTTTAGCGCCAATGGTGGAACATGTAGCGGTTGGTTATTAAAAAACCCTCTCGCATAAACGTTATCATTCCCATCAGGAAGGAACTCGGCTGCAATGAGATTTTTCCGATAAAACACGGATTCTACATCTTTCTGTATATCCAAGAGGTACGACCTCATGTCTTGTGGTTTATCAATCTCATTATTGATATCCACAAATACACTGCTTTCCTTATTTTTAAACTGGTTTCCGTAGCAATTCATGAGCGTTTCTGATAGGGCGGTAGATGTGTAGTTACCGCTAGAAGCTTGTGTTACGATTTCAGACTCGTATCTCTCAACTGATATCTCTAAGGCGGGAGAATCGCCAACGTTTGGGATTGTTTTAATAATGATGATTGCCAAGGCTGCAAAGATGAGTGGGATTGAAAGTtggattaggcctactaataagtTACGGTAAGAGTGTACGATGTGTTTGATGAACATTGCGTAGAATTGCTGTCCGTAAAGTGTCATCCCCGTGTTTTGTTGTTTCGAATCGTATGCATCTCTAAACAGGTTttctaagaaaaaaaatacattatatttactttttttaaacatttacatagtttactttttattctttattttaaattgagtAAAGGGTGTCTTATTTTAAATTGAGTAAAGGGTgtcttattttttattgtgGTTTAAATATATTGAAGCACTGTCAAGAGAAAGTAAAAGTTCAGGCCAGCACTCAAACTGAAGTATGCGGATACGctttcatcattatttcaaaTCAATAAACTGCGGTTCTCAGGATTGGCGCACCTCATAtaaaagtatgaaataaaataattgttaactCCTACCTGTTGATTCCATTATTTCTACTTCAGTATCCTCTTGGAATAAACTGGCTTGTCCGTTGGCATCAACTGCTCCATAAGTCGGCTGGATAAGGCTGCTCTCTGTAATTTTACCGTTTGTGTGATTTCCATTCATCTTCAAATCTTTTTCTTCCATAGCTAGCATGTTTCCATTTGATGTGCCATTTGGTTTTATTATGGCAGGACCTAAGTTTTGTAGTTTGTCTTTCAAGGTGTCATCCATAGATTCTCCAGctctaaacattttaaaattagttggtaagttataatataatagtatttatgcaTCAACTTTTACCTGGATAAGAAGCCTAGcacaattttgtttcaaaaacCTACTGGATTTGAAGACTAGTATAACTTTGCTAGAAGGAATATACCTCTGGGATTAGAAGCCTAACTTTTCTATGCATGGCTAATCTTAACTTTCTTTAAAACCACTGTAGCACTTACTTAAGGAATACTTCTTCCATGGTTGTAACAGAAGCACCGTAACTAGCAATCCCTAAGGAGACCTTGTTACTTTCCAACTCTTCAAAAAGCTCTTCAAACTTTCCAGATGATTCACTTGGTAGAATGAATGAAATCTCCGAACCAACGTTGCTTTCTAACTCAGAATCAGGAACATGCGTTTGAATGATGTTTCGCATCCGCTGTACATCACATACTGGTTCTTTCACAATCACCATGTGATACCCAACACCTGgttaaatatgcaaataaggtcAGTaagtttataattaaattatgatataaCAGTAATAACTGCAATAATTGAAGCTAAGTGTTATGTTCCTTTTTAACATGGGAgatatatgcccaaatatggtagtgatattacatcattatGTCTACagtatatatgggcacatcacataaagtttgatagtatagacaagaGCTTTAAAATATTaccatatttcttttttaagaaTAATGAAGAGCCACAGCATTGAAGTTGTCCTGATGACATAATGGCAATTCTGTCGCCTAAGAGGTCAGCTTCATCCATGAAATGCGTTGTTAATAGGATTGTGCGGCCTTCTCTGTGACGCTGTAGCAGATCCCATGTGAAACGTCTTGCATCGGGATCCATACCAGAGGTCGGCTCATCTAACATCACAACCTTTCAAAGAAGAACGATAAATGTATTCTGCATGGAACAAGGAGATTGGGATTTACTTTATGTAGCTTCTGTGATGAAGGTTTCTACACTTAGGATTTTTTATAGTGTCACTTTCAATTTTATCCACTTTTCAGTGCATAAACTTGAGGGATTGGGGTCGCAGGAAGTAGTTCCTGTCTATGACCTGAATTGGCCGGAACCGGatttaaagggacactttcctctgaaataaataaaaccctaaggtgtcctcttaatagattagattatattaattattacttagTTTACATTAATGTTATGTTACCTTTGAGTTGGCAATCAGGGCTATGCCCACAGACAGCTTTCTCTTCATACCACCTGACAATGACTTGGACAGCTGGTTCCGTTTGTCTGACAGGCCGGTAGCTTCAATGTAATGGTTAACCTCATTTTTTACTTCATTGGCATCCTCTAGACCTTTTAACTATAATAGAAAAATCTGACAATATAATAtttgacaaaaacataaaaaacaaatactgtagAACACCTACAGGTATAGGACAACCTATTATGAGGAGACCACTGATATTAGGGTAAACTTTCcaatgaacatttaaaaaaaaaaccaatcatACCTTTGCAAAAAATTCCAAGTGTTCTTGAACTGTCAAATCATCAAACAGTACATCATGTTGAGGGCATAGTCCTAGGCTAGTACGCACTCCCTCTATCTCTCTTTTGATGTCATAGCCGTTGACGTAAGCTCTTCCACTAGTCGGTTGTATCAGGCCTACCAACATAGACATTGTAGTGGTCTTGCCTGCCCCATTGTGGCCAAGAAGCACAGTTACCTGACCTTCGTACATATCCATTGAGATCTCATTAACGGCTGTCTTTTCCTTAAACATCtgcaaaaatatattaaagtaaATTCTTTTTGAACACCAAccaaataaatatacacaacaCTGAAAAAATGGGGAGTTCCATCATGGTTTAAACAGTGCTTTTACTGTCATTAATAggtctatttaaaaaaaatgtattaaagatgtattgtcccccaataacatgaaaaatatagaataatataatcagactttgaatagattattttgtagttttattaaATCACTttcgtaaaaaaaaaacctgaacaattttatttttaaaatgacaaaataaatggtaaaattcaaccaaaaacccattggctggcagccaattttacttttttatgctttaaattacagttttttaggtaaacaaatgttttttttccatcgaatttttggtcaaagtggataactattaggtgacattgaaatggcatattcaacaaaaaaattgttcaataaTGACAATACATCTATAACtgaataattttctttttgtatttatacCTATAAACTATTCAAAATAAGATCTgaaacatttcattcacatcATGAACTAACCTTTTTGAGTTTCCTAAACTGTATTCCAGGTACCAGGCCAATTGGATCTACTTCAAATAAGTCTTCATTCTCATATTCCTTCTTTCCAAGTGGATCATTCTGCCCCTCAACATGTACCGTGGTTGGCATACCGCACCAGTATGATTtctatattacaaaaaaacacaattcCTCACAACGTACATCATtgttaaatttatgatttttgttCCACAAATACTAAGCAGATAATTCATACAACAAAAAGTACTTTTCTCAGAGCTCTACAACTAAAAGCTTGCTTATTTGCTGAGTTCCTTTTACACTGAATATAATGATTGATTGtactttcatttaattttataattattcaaatcctatatttcatgtacaaaatgttatatatatatatatctacactatcaaacctgtttgaaaaaaaaagtgtgatgtgcccaaatatggtagagatatgcccaaatgtagtagtgatatgacattatcatgtcaatatatgggcatatcacattttgttatcaaataaagtttgatagtgtagacagagcttcaatttattatttcagAAAAACTACCATACGTACTGTAAATGGAAAATACCAAGGTTTTGGGATTCCAAATTCTCCAGGAAAGACTGCATCGACATACCACGTTAAACCTCCATAGAGAAAAGCATCAAACAGTAACATGCACATGGCCCATGCAAAGGCAAAGTTGTCGTCTACAGTGACTGGTTCACCGATGTTATCCCAACGAGCGCCCTCACCTGTGAAACAATTACATCATCATTAATAGACTTGCCACAAATCCCTAGTTAGTTTTTTATAATGTAGGTATGACTTTCCATGTATGCCaaaattgttcattttaatGAAGCTGAATCACCATCTCGAACCATGAATATCATTAAAAACAAGTTCATTTCAGTACACACTAAATAACTAAGAACATGGTTTGGCCATGATGTACAGCAATTCTATTGTTATTCTTACCAGTGCCTTCATGTAGGCCAATAATAAAGGTCCCAAGTCCCATGCAAGTATTTGGCAGTACACATAGTCCAAACTTAACACCAGCCGTCGCAGAACGATACCGAATCACCAAAAACCAGAATGGTAGGTAGGTAATGAACCACAGTAGACCAGCTGCTACCGCTGCATTATTAGCTGAAAGGTGACACATTAAACACATTAGGATAAAAAATCAAATAGTTATTTCAGTCCAGTTTGTTAAGGATATGACCAAgcataatcccaccccctaatgTAGGCTAAATTCGGACACAATTCCTTGGTAAATTCCATTGTTAATGCCATCCGAGTATAATACCACCCTCCCCACCCCCCCTAAATT contains:
- the LOC140043070 gene encoding phospholipid-transporting ATPase ABCA3-like, producing the protein MAGFKQFGLLFWKNWILQKRKPLVTVFEIGLPVIFAAILLIARGFIEPVDYTKPTIYGDFQVNNLPWNLTPPVHQLLPPYHWDIFYSPNVSVVDDVMENFKSNLDVRFSLIKIGKTIGFKDEEDLLVAIRNENTTYSNVLGAVVFNNEFPDPYNLPSNLNYSIRLSPNPRNVLVDAFSESQRWYTGFLYPLYQAAGPREKNETWGGTPGYKAEGFLPIQHAIDNALIQFLGFSTENITTVLQRYPYQTYFQDDFVIFIQTNMPDLIMISLVFVALNIAKNVAYEKEKRLKESMKMMGLSNWVHWLAWFVKYLIYLIITVAIMTLFFTVKVKKVNAAVLNNTDPTVVFVFLLLYSIAVINWCFLVSVCFSKANNAAVAAGLLWFITYLPFWFLVIRYRSATAGVKFGLCVLPNTCMGLGTFIIGLHEGTGEGARWDNIGEPVTVDDNFAFAWAMCMLLFDAFLYGGLTWYVDAVFPGEFGIPKPWYFPFTVRMVKSYWCGMPTTVHVEGQNDPLGKKEYENEDLFEVDPIGLVPGIQFRKLKKMFKEKTAVNEISMDMYEGQVTVLLGHNGAGKTTTMSMLVGLIQPTSGRAYVNGYDIKREIEGVRTSLGLCPQHDVLFDDLTVQEHLEFFAKLKGLEDANEVKNEVNHYIEATGLSDKRNQLSKSLSGGMKRKLSVGIALIANSKVVMLDEPTSGMDPDARRFTWDLLQRHREGRTILLTTHFMDEADLLGDRIAIMSSGQLQCCGSSLFLKKKYGVGYHMVIVKEPVCDVQRMRNIIQTHVPDSELESNVGSEISFILPSESSGKFEELFEELESNKVSLGIASYGASVTTMEEVFLKAGESMDDTLKDKLQNLGPAIIKPNGTSNGNMLAMEEKDLKMNGNHTNGKITESSLIQPTYGAVDANGQASLFQEDTEVEIMESTENLFRDAYDSKQQNTGMTLYGQQFYAMFIKHIVHSYRNLLVGLIQLSIPLIFAALAIIIIKTIPNVGDSPALEISVERYESEIVTQASSGNYTSTALSETLMNCYGNQFKNKESSVFVDINNEIDKPQDMRSYLLDIQKDVESVFYRKNLIAAEFLPDGNDNVYARGFFNNQPLHVPPLALNAIDNAVLKCMANDSYHISTLNFPLPRNLERQAADQSNSFGTGYAVAFAISFGMAFLSGSFSVFLIKESSVKSKHLQFVSGVRLSNFWFSTFLWDMINYMVPCICICILFVACSIEAYVEDGHIWEILLLLYLHGWAVIPVTYLLSFIFDVPATGYVRIVIINLVLGLLPYFILNFLSFEAFDFQEAARICDWIFMLSPPYCLARGFDIFYNNYQIETICSSLGDISRLYCETEEVVYQENYIAWEEGGIGRYLTFLAWEGVVYFAAVFIIDNKLLRKICYSLKSKRNQHKEIIQDASVIKEDEDVAAERQRIDMSPMTNLNQTDALVIKDLRKIYTLRGAKGLVAVNDITVGIPLGECFGLLGVNGAGKTTTFKMLTGDTAISSGNAFLDGFDVKTNIKKVQQHMGYCPQFDALIDQMTGRETLTMFGRLRGMPEKLIPGEVNRLLKALTIEPHADKMTGAYSGGNKRKLSTAIALMGDPPIVFLDEPTTGMDPVARRMLWDTLSQVRESGKCIVLTSHSMEECEALCTRLAIMVNGTFRCLGSTQHLKHRFGEGYTIHAKIDSRNDIQPLKEFIETTFPDCELKDEHQGIIHYHIKRSDKTWANIFGIMEGAKDKFSIEDYSVSQTTLEQVFLNFARAQREDDRVVQ